The stretch of DNA GGCCTCTTTAAAACAGTTGATTAAACAAAATTTTGTGTCACATAACGGAATATCCGTTAAATTCAGGTTCCAAATTCTCGATTGGTCTTTAAGATTGCAGATTTTTTCCCGTTTGTAGCATGGGTAAACGTTTAGGTTGCAGTCGATTGAGATTATGCTTTTGCCGGCGTTACAAGGGTACTTCATCGGAAAGCCGTTATGGGCTCTCACTACGTCTCTTAGATAACAGGAAGCGGTGATTACATCTGCGCCATCCATCTTCATCTGCAGGATCTTCATCACCATTTTGCAGAGTTTCTGTTGAGTTTGACATTCTGCCTCAGACAATTCTCCGCCGACGTTGAAGGTGCTTTTGTTAGAAGAAATAAATGGGTAAGATAAAGCAAAGGAGAGCTCTAACTCATCGTTGACATACTGGATAACCTGTTCTACATTTTCCACTGTCCAGGAGGGGTTGAGAAAAGTGATGGCGTATAGTTTAATTCCATAAGCTTTAGCGGCTATGATTACTTCCCTTGCTTGCTTTGATATCCCGCTAACATGCTTTGCTGCATCCCAAAGGCCCTCATTGTAGTGGTCGACAGAAATCGAGAGGATATCTAAGTGTTGGCGCAGCTTCTCCAAGTCCAATTTGGAAATCGTGCCATTGGTTGTTAACGATGTAATCATGCCTTTTTTCTTGGCGTATTCAACCACTTCCACCAAGTGAGGGTAGAGGCTTGTTTCGCCTCCTGTAAAATAGATGACTGAGAAACCGTTTTTTGCCAGGACATCTATGGCGTATCTTGCATCGTCCAATTTCATGTCGACTGGTTTGGAAGCCCAAATATTGCATCGGTCGGTGCATTTTGCGTTGCATCTGGTTGTAACTTGGAAGAGGGCAAATTTCAGTTCGCCTTTTGTCTTCACCAACCGAGAGACTGTGTATACTAGTGTTTGAAGATTCATTGGCTTTCATTTTTCCAAATTAGCCAATATGTTTTCTACCGCATAGGCTAGGCATTTTAGGGGGTAAAGTACAAACCAGTAACCGCGTTTTGCTGTGCCTTAATGGATGAAAGATAAGGATGGAGCCTCGAGCGGGCTTTGATCCCGCGGCCTGCTGCTTACGAGGCAGCCGCTCTACCAGGCTGAGCCATCGGGGCGCCAATGGCTAAACAATGAAACACCAATTCTTAAATCTTCCATACTCCTAGGATTAAAACGGAGCGGGTTAACATGGATAAGCGTGAATCCAACGAATCGGTTTCTGAGTTAGGTGAGCATCGAATCATCGAAATTATGGAGAAGCGCCTTGTCGCCATGCCCGACATCGCGGTGCCGTTTGGCGACGATGTTTCAGCGGTGGATATCGGCGGTGGACGCGTGGCTGTTTTGAAAACCGATATGTTGGTGGCTAAAACCGATGTGCCCAAAGACATGAGTCTCTATCAAGCTGCACGTAAAGCCATCGTTATGAATGTAAGCGACTTCGCGTCCAAGGGGGTAGTGCCCACCATGGCTCTTGTGGCTTTGGGGTTGCCGGAGCACTTCACTGAGGCGCAGGTTGAATCAATCGCCGATGGACTTAACGATGGCGCAAGAGAATATGGCGCCTACATAGTGGGCGGCGACACCAACGAAACCCAGGATCTAATCATCTCTATTTCGCTTTTTGGAACTGCAGAAAAAAACCATCTGATGCTACGCAGCGGAGCCAAACCAGGAGACCTTTTGGCGGTCACGGGTTTGTTCGGCAAAACCTCGGCTGGGCTGCGGCTTCTGCTGGCAGGCGGTGTTACTTCGCAGGATTTGGATCGCCGCTTAAGCGAGGCGGTTTTTGTTCCTAAGGCGCGGTTAGCTGAGGGACTGGCGCTTGCGGGTTCTGGGGCTGCTTCGGCATCGATGGATTCCAGCGATGGACTCGCATGGAGTCTGCATGAGCTTGCGCATCAGAGCAACGTTGGGTTTGTGGTGGATAGGGTGCCGCTTGCGGGGGAAGCAGCGGAGTTTGCGATGTATAATGATTTGGAAGCTGCGGATTTGGCGCTTTACGGCGGCGAAGAATACGAGTTAGTGGTTACCTTGAAGCCGGACATGTGGGCTGCGGCGGAGGCTGCGGTGAAGGCGGCTGGGGGAAATCTTGAGCGGATTGGATACGTAACCGCAGAGAAGCATGTGCTGCTAAAAGTGGGCGGCGACACACAGATAATTGAGCCACGAGGCTGGGAGCACTTCAAGAGCGGAGAGTAAATTGCTGATCCAGCGTATAGTTAATGATAGTTATGCATGAAGCTGCCAAATACGGCGTTTTTCCAAGACTGATTTTTTCGCCGAACCGCAACGCAAAATCCTCTGCCTTCTTAGGCAACCCAACATGGTCGCCCAGCACAAAGAGGCAGTTCGGGGGGAAAGCAACTTCGGCGACGTTTTTGCCGTCTTCTTCAAGCACGTAGATTTGATGGGTCTGCGCTTTGGCTTTAAGCAGTGCCTCGAAGGGGGTTTTGTCTTTGCTGATGCCGGGGTGGGGTTTGCCAGCGAGGGTTTTTTTGAGGATTTGCTGCCAGGTTTCCATGTCGGTGCGTACGTCGTAGAGGGTTGAGCCGTCGATTTGGATGTGCTGGGGCGGGTTGGGTGAGCCGTTGAGGACTGCGTGGAAGGTGACGTCTCTGCGTAGGCCATGGCTGAGGAAGAGGCTGGCGACGATGCATTCGTGGGCTATGTCGAGTCTGCCTGCATCGTGGAGGCAGCCAAAGTTGGGGTCGGTTTTTCCCATGCGGGAGAAGAGCACGAATTCGCGGCTCAAAGTATTCATGCTTAACGGTATGGCGGGCTGCTTAAAGTGCTTTCTCAGAACCCGTCGCCGGCATCTGCACAGATGAACAAACCAAAACTCAGCAGGCGCCTAACTATCAGGCGCACCAGTCAACGGATGCCCAGGGACTCTGGGATTCACGCTGCATTTGCCTTAGTATAAATAGAGGGGGGGATAGCGTGGCAGAGCAACAGACCCCTACTACATGACGCCGCCCCAGAAGGGGACTTTCTTGCGCATCAGGTTCACGTATTCCTTAAGCACATCCACCTCTTCCGAGGTCAAGTCATCCACATGTGCCGACAGCAGCGCTTTGGCATCGTTTTCGGGGACCTTCACGAAGAGCACGTCGCGTTCGAATATGTGTCTGCCCGCGATGGGTTTATCCATAGAAATCGCAACCTGCGAGCCCACCTTTGCTTCGCCGATGGCTTTTCCTTTGTCCTGAATCTGCTCGACTTCGCCCAAGTCAGCGCTGTCCTCGGCGCGGATAAGCGACACCTTAGGCTTGATTCTGCCGCCCACAACCTCCACGCCCGCCACCAAGGGTTTAGCTCGGCGGAAGATGCAGTTTGGCAGCACCATGACTTTGCCGGGTTTAATCAGCGCCTCGAATTCTGCTTCGCTCTTAGCTGCCTTCTTGGTTCTGACCCATTCTAGGTAGTTGTCGATGAGGTTATAGACGATGGGTTCCTTGAAGATGGGGATGCCGTTTGCTGCAGCTTCGACCTCCGCGTCGGGGAGGGTTTTGACGCCGAACGCCAAAATCGCGCCGACCAGCGGCTCACGGGTTTTAACAACCGACGCCTCGATTACGTCGCGTTTGCTGATGTCGCCTACATCGGCCATGCGGACCAGCACGTTGTTGGCTTTGAGGATTTCAGCCATTGCCTCCAGCGAACCCAGCGTGTCGGCTTTAACGATGACGCCGTCGGTTTCGGTTGCTATGCGGATTCTGCCGATTTCCTCAGTGATAAGTTTACAGTACTTTGATGCTTCTTCTCCGGGGGGAACAGCAAGCAGCGGCGCCCCCGCCAACGCAGACTCCAAGCCAGGCGCAACCACCTTGATGCCCGCGGAGGCGTAGACGGCTTCGACGCTTGTGAATTTGTCCCGTGGATCCCGCATCTCATCTAGGGGCTTTGGCACAAGGATGGTGCGTACCCGCGCGGAGATGGGGCCATCTTTGCCGCCGACCACCACCAAATCATCCCTATGCAAAGTGCCATCGTAGACAATCGTGTTAAGCGTCATGCCCAAACCCGGTTCCTCCTTGACTTCGAGCACCGAGCCCTTGGCGGGTCCATCGGTGGTCTGCAGCCGCTTCTTGAGGAACTGCTGAGTCAACCCAACAAGCACCATAACGAGTTCTGCTAGGCCCTCGCCGGTTTTGGCGCTGGTAGGCACCAACGCGATGTTCTGGGTGAAGTCGCGGATGTGGTCGAAGCGGTCGGTTTTGAAGCCCAACCGAGAGAACTCGCCCATAACCTGATAGAGGCGATTGTTAAAGTCCTCCTGCACAAAGCTGCCCTGCAAAGCGTAGGATTTAAGGAAGGGCGTGGACTGCTGGGCTTTCCATCCGGGGATGCGGTCGATTTTGTTGACGGCGACGATGAATGGGGTTTTGCGGGCCTTTAGAATCTCGATGCATTCAAGGGTCTGCGCCTCAAAGCCCTTAAGGATATCCACCACCAAAATCGCGATGTCCGCGACGCTTCCGCCCCGCCGCCGAAGGTTAGTGAAGGCTTCATGCCCAGGCGTATCCACGATGAGTAAACCGGGGATTTCAATGCCTGTTTTAAAGGTGCCCATGTAGGGTCCGATGAGTTGCTTGAGGGTTTCCACGGGGAAGAAGCTGGCGCCGATATGCTGGGTCATGCCTCCTGCTTCGCGGGCTTGCACGCTGGTTTTTCGCAGCTCGTCTAGCAGCGAGGTTTTGCCTGTGTCCACATGGCCTAGAACACATACGATGGGTTGGCGCGTCGGCATTTTGGGGTCTCCTAAATTTGTTGGGTGGAAATGTATTGGATGTTGCTTAATAAATCCGCTGATTTTATTTGTGTTGCGGCGCTCTTTTGTAGTTTTGCTTGGTCGGCAAAGATACTATGCCCTAACAAGCCCCCTGTGATTGCGTCCGTGAAATATGTCGCCTTCACAAGGTAGCTTAAGTTAAAAATAGGAAGGCGATTTTAACGGGAACTACTAATTGGTATCATAATAGTTTCTTGGTCTAGGATTGTGTCATAATTGGATTTTAAGGTGGCTGTAAGCCAAAACGGCTCAACATAATTGTATGCCCCGACCATAAAATACGTCTTCTCGACAGTGCGTTCTTCCCCTGCCTTTAGCTTTTCTAATTGATAGATTTTTCCATTAAGATATTCATCAAGGGAAACATCGGGATTATAACTGGATTTTCGAGTGGGGTCTGTTTCTATTTCATTGGTTTTACTGGTGTTTAGTGTAACAATCAAGTACTCAACGTCGGTATTTCCAAGGTTAGCATAGCTTAGAGAGAACACATCAAATGCGCCGCCAAGTCTAGTGCCATGCCATGTGCCTAAGCAGATAAAGTTGGTTATCTTAACGTTGGGGGTGGGGTGTATGGGCGGAATCGATAATGTCGCTTGGTCCAAGGTTACGCCGTTGGATTTTATGCTAGCAGTTAAAAGAGATGCATCAGAATCAACGCTAACAACCCAGTAGAACATGAAGTCCTTTGTTTCCCCTACCGTAAGGTCGCCTAGTAGGCACGGTTCACCTATCTTAAATTCAGCAAAGTGATCGTATGGCGGTGTAGAGTTAGCGTATATGAGCCGTTGGCTGTTTTCTGCGGTGGAATTGGCGCTAAAAGTGACGGCCAGGTCCTTGGCTTCACCTGCTCCGGTATTATTTAGGTTTAGCGTAAACCATACATTTACAAAGCCATCACTGGAACCAGCTAAGGATCCCGTTGAGGAGAAATTGGTTATCTCAACGCTGGGTTGAAAATTAAGGGTGCAAGTTACCGATAACAACACTCCAGCAATCAAAATCGCAACAATAGCAATCGTGGCTACAACCTTTATTTTCATAAATTCAGCTCTAAATTTCAGCATATAAGAGCTTTTTCGTCAAAGTTTCTTGACTAAACCCTCTGCGAAAGCTTTTATTGCATAGCATGCTTTGGAGAAATGGTGACTGTATGCCTTTCTGCGTGAAATGTGGTGCCCCAACAAAACCAGATGACAAATTCTGCGCGGCCTGCGGAGCCGCCGTCCCCAAGTATAGCCGTGAAGAATACAGGGTTGCAGGCAAAGACCTCATTGACCGCGTCGGAGAGCTGCTGCATGAAGGCAACGTGACGCGCCTGATTGTGAAGGATGAAGCCGGCAAAACGTTGCTGGAGATTCCTGCCACCATCGGGGTGCTGGGTGTGGTGTTGGCGCCGTGGCTTGCGGCGTTGGGTGTGATTGCCGCGTTGGTGGCTAACTGTACGTTGGTGGTTGAAAGAAGAGAATAGGGCCTACTCGGGCGGTTTAACTATGAGTAGGAAGATGCCTAAAATCAAGAGGAACACGCTTAGGACGCCGAAGAAGGCGCCGAATCCGCCTAGGGCAGATGTGAAGGTGAAGTAAATCATTACTGCACCGATTATGATTAGTGCTAACCCGAAGACTCTTTCAAGTAACGAAACCCAGAATGTATCGCCTTCATGACTCATGCTGTTTTCTTCCCTTGCCTGATTTCTTTGTGTTTCTTTGATATAAACAAGAGGGGTTATTTTAAATTATTCCATAATCCAGCGCCCAGCCCCACGGCAAAGCAAGGAGATAATGCAGCACTGAGGCGCCCTCGCACCCAAAAAACTTGTGGCGGAAGCTGAGGCGGGTGCCGGTTGCTGCTCTGAGCGTCTATCCCCCCTCTATTTATAGCCACATAGTGCAGGACGCTGCTGCCACCGCGCCCTCCCCTCCGTGTTTTCAGACAGATCAAAGTTCTGAGTCAACTGCTTTTCTTTAGTTGTTGTGGGTGACCCCTCTTTACACAACAACCCAAGGTTTGCCTAAAACAACCCGATTTGGCTTCAGGCGCGGGGGCGCATTGAGGGCTGGTTGTGGAGTATGCCACAAGCAGAACAAAGGAAAACTATATTTCTAAATGTAGAACTCAGCCGACTCAGGTTTTGCAGGGGGTTTGCGCTAAAAATCCCGCTGCATTCAAGGGTCTGCGCCTCAAAGGCCGGGGCGGGGTAAGAGGGAAGGTTTGCTGAGGCCGGGCACTATAGGAGAAAAGAAAATGCAAAACTATTGCTTCAACTTAATCAATATTACCCAGCCTATTCAGCCCATATCCGCTCTTATCTCGATTTTCCGTTTTTCCTGTTAAACAAAAAAGGGGGGAAGGATAGTTTTATGGCATATTTTTATGGACGTCTTTTGAGCATCAGCAATGTCATTACTGCGCCGACAGCGATGATTGCGACGAATAGACCTGCAATTGCCGGAATGAAGTACTGGTCAGCAATAGATTCAACTGGAGCGGCGGTTGGCTGTGGAGTAGCTGCTGCGGGGTCAACTGCGAAGGCGGTTACCGCGTGTGATGGCCAATACGATTCAGAGCCGCCGAAAGATGCGTAGACTGTGAATTTGCCTTCAATGTCAGGCATCCAGTTATAGCTAAAGAAGCCGTCTGCATCGCTGATTGCTGTGCCGATTGGGCGGTAGTTGCCGTTGCCGTCAACCACGGACAAATCGATTGAAACGCCAGTTGCGTTGGTTGGGCGTGGCTTTTGCATGTAGACGTATGCCATCCAGTCGCTTTGGCTCGCGTCAGAGACCGCTGGGACTCCATTGGGGAATCTTGCCGCTTGCTCTTTTTGCTTTGTGCCTGCAGAAATGTCGACGATGTTGCCTTTGATCATGACGCTGCTTCCAAATGGAACTACGTCGTTTGATATGTATGCGTTCATTGCGCTTGGTCCTTTGCCGACTGCGTAGACTTGTCCATCGTAGTTGTTCCAGTAGGTTAAGACGCCGTCTGCAACCTGAGTCGTGTAGGGGTTAGCCCAGCCCGCCATCTCCCAGATTGGTTCGCCAGTGGTAACGTTTAGACAGCGTGTTTTAGCGCCCTTGAATAAGGGTGTGTCTGCTGAGTGCTCGTGTGTGCCGATGTAGATTTTGCCGTCGCAGATAGCATTGATCATCAAAGTGTAATACTCGAATTTCTCCATGCCGGTTGGAGCTTCATAGCCCCACATTAAGTCACCGTTTGTGGTGTTGTATGCGAATACCATGCCGAGGTAACCAGTTGAGAAGAGTGTGCCGTAAGCAACTGAGCGGCCTTCAGGATTGTAGCCTGTGCTGCTGATGTAGTAAGCATATGGGTTGTAGTCGCCTTCAGAGATGGATGTCCAAGCTTTCTGTCCATTAGTCATGCTGTAAGCAACCCAGGACATATCGGGGGATTGCGAGAACATGAACACTTTCGAGACAGGATCATGAATTTCATATTGCAGCTGTTGACCGGTTGTTTTGTCTACTAGCGGAACGTCAATGGGTCCCCACAGAAGTGTTCCTAAGGACTCTGGTTTGAGGCTAATAGCCCAGAATGTGGCTGAGTCGGCGATAGTGTAGGTCGGTGCTGATGGAATAGTACCGTTGCTGACAAGCATCATGTCGTCAGCGATAACTGCACGGATAGTTGGGGAAGTCGAGAATTTCGGTGCTATGGTTACGTTCCAGTCGTAGCATGGAGCAGTGTTAGTTCCTAAGCCTGCTGCAGTCATTGATGCTGATTGAGTGTAGATCCAGCCACTAGGGGTGCCGCTGGGTTTAAAGTACCAGCCACGTCCCGAAGAGGAGGTGGTGTTGCTGGAAGTCCACTGTCCAGAGGTTGAATTGTATGTCCAGGTGGTTAATGGGCTAGTTGCGCTTGCAGAGGTTGTTGGTCTTTCGGGGGTTATCGGTACGTTTGCAGTCAAGATTCCTGAGACCTGAGATATGAAGACGCGTGATGAGTTCCATTGGTTGATGTAGTAGCCACTGGATGCGCTTCCGCCGATGCTGTATCTTAAGTCCTCGCCTTTGGGACCGTAGAGTTGACTGTGTGAGTGTTCAGCTGTATCTGAGGGAACGTTAACTAAACTCAAGCCGTCACCGTTAGTTATGCCTGTTCGTGGATGGATGCCTAAGCCATAGTCATCTGAGAATAGCCAGCTTGGTTCAACGACGCCGTGTTGGTTCATGTCATCCCAGTCGTAATAGTAACCGAATGTGGGAAAAGCAGCCATTGTTGCGTTTCGCCAGATTTCTTCGCCCGTTTGCAAGTCAACACAGACATAGTCACCTGGAGTAGCAGAGTACCAGTTCGATTCGCGATAGTAGAGGCGCCCGTGCATTATGATTTGGTTTTGTGGAAGTCTTGTTTGATATTGGTGTCCTGCATTGAAAACTTCGCCTTCAACGGAAAAGCTTGTGCCGCCTACGACACCGCCGTCCTCAGTGGGTTTTGTCCAAAGGATGTGGCCACTGCCTGGTGCAATGCCGTCAGGTTGGTATTTATTGTTGTAGCCGCCGTTGCTTTTATCATGTGCATTGTTGAGCCAGTTGGAGGAAATTTGGAACCAGCCAGTGTTTTGTCCTTCGATTGGGCGTGACCAATACTCAGTTGGCAATGGAACGTCAGTCCAGCCTGTTGGATACTGAGGCTCTTCTAGGACTTCAAAAGTTGTGGTGTATGTGCTTTCCTTTAGCGTAACACCATACCAGTCTCTGTCGCCACTAGAACTGTAGCCGGTGTGCGGTACAGCAGTGCCCCAGAATTTCACAGTTGCTGAGTAGTTGCCGGTTGCGGCAGGGGTCCATGTTGCCCAGGCAGCGCCTGTTGAGTCAGAGACGTATTTGCCGTCTTGTATGGGTTGGTTGTAGATTCCTTGTGCACCAGCGGGTGGTAGTGTCTCGTTGGTTCCGTCGGGCTTTGTGATAGTTATGGTGAAGAGGTAGCGGTCAGTGGATGGTGTTGGAACTTGTGGGTTGAAGAAGATGAAAGTCATTGTTTGACCAACGCCAACAGGTTTAGGTGTTACTGAGATGAACACGTATGTTGGCACTTCATCTTCCCAGCGGGTCCACATAAGTAACCTAGTGGAAGATGCACTTACATCTTCGGCACCGGGGAAGTCCCATTTCATGCCCTCACTGACTGCGGTAGCAGTTGCTTGGTTGTAGGTTGCTGCGTTTGCGGTCGGTATTGAAACGA from Candidatus Bathyarchaeota archaeon encodes:
- a CDS encoding radical SAM protein, with protein sequence MNLQTLVYTVSRLVKTKGELKFALFQVTTRCNAKCTDRCNIWASKPVDMKLDDARYAIDVLAKNGFSVIYFTGGETSLYPHLVEVVEYAKKKGMITSLTTNGTISKLDLEKLRQHLDILSISVDHYNEGLWDAAKHVSGISKQAREVIIAAKAYGIKLYAITFLNPSWTVENVEQVIQYVNDELELSFALSYPFISSNKSTFNVGGELSEAECQTQQKLCKMVMKILQMKMDGADVITASCYLRDVVRAHNGFPMKYPCNAGKSIISIDCNLNVYPCYKREKICNLKDQSRIWNLNLTDIPLCDTKFCLINCFKEASLASRKTFLQVAKEELVSNPKFYLRLLRKQTGEHGGIHHIRKIS
- the infB gene encoding translation initiation factor IF-2; translation: MPTRQPIVCVLGHVDTGKTSLLDELRKTSVQAREAGGMTQHIGASFFPVETLKQLIGPYMGTFKTGIEIPGLLIVDTPGHEAFTNLRRRGGSVADIAILVVDILKGFEAQTLECIEILKARKTPFIVAVNKIDRIPGWKAQQSTPFLKSYALQGSFVQEDFNNRLYQVMGEFSRLGFKTDRFDHIRDFTQNIALVPTSAKTGEGLAELVMVLVGLTQQFLKKRLQTTDGPAKGSVLEVKEEPGLGMTLNTIVYDGTLHRDDLVVVGGKDGPISARVRTILVPKPLDEMRDPRDKFTSVEAVYASAGIKVVAPGLESALAGAPLLAVPPGEEASKYCKLITEEIGRIRIATETDGVIVKADTLGSLEAMAEILKANNVLVRMADVGDISKRDVIEASVVKTREPLVGAILAFGVKTLPDAEVEAAANGIPIFKEPIVYNLIDNYLEWVRTKKAAKSEAEFEALIKPGKVMVLPNCIFRRAKPLVAGVEVVGGRIKPKVSLIRAEDSADLGEVEQIQDKGKAIGEAKVGSQVAISMDKPIAGRHIFERDVLFVKVPENDAKALLSAHVDDLTSEEVDVLKEYVNLMRKKVPFWGGVM
- a CDS encoding DUF4342 domain-containing protein yields the protein MPFCVKCGAPTKPDDKFCAACGAAVPKYSREEYRVAGKDLIDRVGELLHEGNVTRLIVKDEAGKTLLEIPATIGVLGVVLAPWLAALGVIAALVANCTLVVERRE
- a CDS encoding tRNA (pseudouridine(54)-N(1))-methyltransferase TrmY; amino-acid sequence: MNTLSREFVLFSRMGKTDPNFGCLHDAGRLDIAHECIVASLFLSHGLRRDVTFHAVLNGSPNPPQHIQIDGSTLYDVRTDMETWQQILKKTLAGKPHPGISKDKTPFEALLKAKAQTHQIYVLEEDGKNVAEVAFPPNCLFVLGDHVGLPKKAEDFALRFGEKISLGKTPYLAASCITIINYTLDQQFTLRS
- the thiL gene encoding thiamine-phosphate kinase; this translates as MDKRESNESVSELGEHRIIEIMEKRLVAMPDIAVPFGDDVSAVDIGGGRVAVLKTDMLVAKTDVPKDMSLYQAARKAIVMNVSDFASKGVVPTMALVALGLPEHFTEAQVESIADGLNDGAREYGAYIVGGDTNETQDLIISISLFGTAEKNHLMLRSGAKPGDLLAVTGLFGKTSAGLRLLLAGGVTSQDLDRRLSEAVFVPKARLAEGLALAGSGAASASMDSSDGLAWSLHELAHQSNVGFVVDRVPLAGEAAEFAMYNDLEAADLALYGGEEYELVVTLKPDMWAAAEAAVKAAGGNLERIGYVTAEKHVLLKVGGDTQIIEPRGWEHFKSGE